The Apium graveolens cultivar Ventura chromosome 6, ASM990537v1, whole genome shotgun sequence genome contains a region encoding:
- the LOC141667731 gene encoding uncharacterized protein LOC141667731, with translation MSISLGLFTTLLAGPPPATTVKSCYFPAPKKTIFVIHPSGANVRRLTCAAAKVVKETKKIREPRGITKPRPVTPEMQDIVGVPEIPRTQALKVIWAYIKQHNLQDPENKKIIICDEKLKKIFKGNDRVGFLEIAGLISPHFL, from the exons ATGTCCATCTCTCTAGGCCTTTTCACCACTTTACTCGCCGGCCCACCGCCGGCGACCACCGTCAAGTCATGTTATTTTCCGGCACCCAAGAAAACAATCTTTGTTATACACCCATCTGGTGCTAATGTGCGCAGACTAACATGCGCTGCTGCTAAGGTAGTAAAAGAGACCAAGAAGATTAGAGAGCCTAGAGGTATTACAAAGCCCCGGCCGGTGACGCCGGAAATGCAAGATATTGTCGGCGTGCCTGAGATTCCTAGAACTCAGGCGCTTAAAGTTATTTGGGCATATATTAAACAACATAACTTGCAG GACCCTGAAAACAAGAAGATAATCATATGTGATGAGAAGCTCAAGAAGATCTTCAAAGGGAATGATCGGGTTGGATTCCTCGAGATTGCAGGTTTAATTAGTCCTCACTTTCTTTAG